Proteins encoded within one genomic window of Chloroflexota bacterium:
- a CDS encoding GNAT family N-acetyltransferase: MATQPRLSVRPATPGDVPLVLAFIRGLAEYERLTHLVEATEESVRATLFGDAPSAEALLGFVDDTPAGFAVYFHTYSTFLARPGLYLEDIYVSPEHRRQGLGSLLMRRVAAIAVERGCGRFEWAALDWNTDAHRFYEGLGAEMLSEWRLFRMTGEALRRLGERSGD; the protein is encoded by the coding sequence GTGGCCACGCAGCCCAGGCTCTCGGTCCGGCCCGCCACGCCCGGCGACGTGCCGCTGGTTCTCGCGTTCATCCGCGGCCTCGCGGAGTACGAGCGGCTGACGCACCTGGTCGAGGCGACGGAGGAAAGCGTGCGCGCAACGCTGTTCGGCGACGCGCCGAGCGCCGAGGCGCTGCTGGGATTCGTGGACGACACGCCCGCGGGGTTTGCCGTGTACTTCCACACGTACTCGACGTTCCTTGCGCGGCCGGGGCTCTACCTGGAGGACATCTACGTGTCGCCCGAGCATCGCCGGCAAGGGCTTGGATCGCTGCTGATGCGGCGCGTCGCGGCCATCGCCGTCGAGCGCGGCTGCGGCCGGTTCGAGTGGGCGGCGCTCGACTGGAACACGGATGCCCACCGCTTCTACGAGGGACTCGGCGCGGAAATGCTCTCGGAGTGGCGCCTCTTCCGCATGACGGGCGAGGCGCTGCGCAGGCTGGGCGAGAGAAGTGGAGATTAG
- a CDS encoding CAP domain-containing protein — MPDEMWDPMRRPRGVLNRQPQKRDGPVRIPLLLLCMALAAAVGWVIGDDELQARIGDMPDNIADWWEEQSASWAAMPTPTPTPAGPPHLRHLEYKQQMLGLINAERERAGVGLVTLGDNNAAQLHAESGLKHCISSHWGVDGLKPYMRYTLAGGYQSNGENGRGLDYCISASDWVRSLDSLDVEVEDAVRGWMGSPGHRRNILDPTHQKVNIGLAWDRYNINAVQHFEGDYVVYDALPAIAGGTLSLQGTLKNGAVIRGEDDLGVQVYFDPPPHPLTAGQLSRTYCYTNGLQVASLRPPLTGGWFYDTHEFTQEYGQCPDPYAVPLDASAPGSPDEASLHYDAAKAASGSLPPVLHTVPWITAQTWRLGGDSFTVTADINSILNQYGPGVYTIVVWARLMGDDNVVSEYSIFHEVTPPDTYSWP; from the coding sequence TTGCCGGACGAGATGTGGGATCCGATGCGTAGGCCCAGAGGGGTATTGAACCGTCAGCCGCAAAAGCGCGACGGCCCCGTTCGCATTCCGCTGCTGCTGCTCTGCATGGCGCTGGCTGCGGCAGTTGGCTGGGTGATAGGTGATGATGAACTGCAGGCTCGCATCGGAGACATGCCGGACAACATCGCGGACTGGTGGGAAGAGCAGAGCGCATCCTGGGCGGCAATGCCCACACCCACCCCGACTCCTGCAGGACCACCCCACCTTCGGCATCTAGAATATAAGCAGCAAATGCTGGGCCTGATCAATGCGGAGCGTGAACGTGCAGGTGTTGGTCTCGTCACCCTAGGTGATAACAACGCCGCCCAGTTACACGCAGAGTCTGGCTTGAAGCACTGCATCAGTTCCCATTGGGGCGTAGATGGCCTGAAGCCATACATGAGATACACCTTGGCAGGCGGGTATCAGTCCAATGGAGAGAATGGGAGAGGGCTGGACTACTGCATCTCTGCGAGTGATTGGGTGAGGAGCCTCGATAGCCTTGATGTTGAGGTTGAGGATGCCGTGCGGGGATGGATGGGCAGCCCAGGCCATCGCCGCAACATTCTTGATCCCACGCACCAGAAGGTGAACATCGGGCTGGCATGGGACCGGTACAACATCAACGCCGTCCAGCACTTTGAAGGCGACTATGTTGTCTATGATGCGTTGCCGGCCATAGCGGGCGGGACCCTCAGCCTCCAGGGAACGCTCAAAAACGGCGCGGTCATTCGTGGCGAGGACGACTTGGGCGTCCAAGTCTACTTTGACCCGCCGCCGCACCCGCTGACCGCAGGCCAGCTTTCAAGAACCTACTGCTACACCAACGGGCTGCAAGTCGCCTCATTGCGCCCGCCCTTGACTGGCGGGTGGTTCTACGATACGCACGAGTTCACTCAGGAGTACGGCCAGTGCCCAGACCCCTACGCTGTACCATTGGATGCATCCGCGCCCGGCTCGCCTGATGAAGCCAGCCTGCACTATGACGCCGCCAAGGCCGCAAGCGGGTCGCTCCCTCCGGTACTACATACCGTCCCCTGGATCACCGCGCAGACTTGGCGCCTGGGCGGTGATTCCTTCACTGTAACCGCTGACATTAACAGCATCCTCAACCAATACGGCCCCGGCGTTTACACCATCGTGGTCTGGGCGCGCCTCATGGGTGACGACAACGTAGTCTCAGAGTATTCCATCTTTCACGAGGTCACGCCGCCGGACACGTATTCCTGGCCGTAG
- a CDS encoding MFS transporter codes for MGNPILLWRTMTAPATTTAPRFFFGWWQVVVAAVQGFYAVGGASFAAGVFYIPMRDELGWSASLIFGTLSLRMMAGGIAGATLGPLAEHRWAPRAIMPVGAVLMALSFIMVKWAETPFHFVLWYGIVGAAGTALASPVVLEAIAVKWFVRRRAAAMTWFQVGPPMGVLAFPVVLTALIAWLGWRDAWLWSGLSILVVMLPLTFLVRSQPEDMGLLPDGDAAPPPTRGPERPANYDTGLTAKQALRTQAFWLLTIAAFVGMFGFPGYQSHWVPYFREIGFDAATAAFGVFVFGVFSVSSRFVWGYLASRFEVRPVFAVQMLLSAVGVVIILLIKNEAMLLVWAVAQGLTMGSFFQLQAILTPIYFGRQHIGAIRGMMWMPMNLAAGIAPLALERLHAWRGDYNAAFLMVLVFWLITALLVWLSRAPGRVVRG; via the coding sequence TTGGGCAACCCGATACTCCTCTGGAGGACCATGACCGCTCCCGCGACCACAACCGCCCCGCGATTCTTCTTCGGCTGGTGGCAGGTGGTCGTGGCCGCCGTGCAGGGCTTCTACGCCGTCGGCGGGGCATCTTTCGCCGCGGGCGTCTTCTACATACCCATGCGGGACGAGCTGGGCTGGAGCGCGTCGCTCATCTTCGGCACGTTGTCGCTGCGGATGATGGCGGGCGGCATCGCCGGCGCGACGCTCGGCCCGCTCGCCGAACACCGATGGGCCCCGCGCGCCATCATGCCCGTGGGCGCCGTGCTCATGGCCCTCTCGTTCATCATGGTGAAGTGGGCGGAGACCCCCTTCCACTTTGTCCTCTGGTACGGCATCGTCGGGGCGGCGGGCACCGCGCTGGCGAGCCCCGTCGTCCTGGAGGCCATCGCGGTCAAGTGGTTCGTCCGCCGCCGCGCCGCCGCAATGACGTGGTTCCAGGTCGGCCCGCCCATGGGGGTACTGGCGTTTCCTGTCGTGCTGACGGCGCTCATCGCGTGGCTCGGCTGGCGCGACGCGTGGCTGTGGAGCGGCCTGAGCATCCTGGTGGTCATGCTGCCGCTCACGTTCCTGGTCCGTTCGCAGCCCGAGGACATGGGCCTCCTGCCCGACGGCGACGCCGCCCCGCCGCCCACTCGAGGCCCGGAGCGCCCGGCCAACTACGACACCGGCCTGACGGCCAAGCAGGCATTGCGGACGCAAGCCTTCTGGCTCCTGACCATTGCGGCATTCGTTGGCATGTTCGGCTTCCCGGGCTACCAGTCGCACTGGGTGCCCTACTTCCGCGAGATCGGCTTCGACGCGGCGACTGCGGCCTTCGGCGTCTTCGTGTTCGGCGTCTTCTCCGTGAGCTCGCGCTTCGTGTGGGGCTACCTCGCGTCGAGGTTCGAGGTGCGACCGGTCTTTGCCGTGCAGATGCTCCTGTCTGCCGTCGGCGTCGTGATCATCCTGCTCATCAAGAACGAGGCGATGCTGCTGGTGTGGGCGGTGGCGCAGGGATTGACCATGGGCTCATTCTTCCAGCTGCAGGCCATCCTGACACCCATCTACTTCGGCCGGCAGCACATCGGCGCAATCCGAGGGATGATGTGGATGCCGATGAACCTCGCGGCGGGCATCGCGCCGCTCGCGCTGGAGCGACTGCACGCCTGGCGCGGCGACTACAACGCGGCGTTCCTCATGGTGCTGGTGTTCTGGCTCATCACGGCGCTGCTGGTGTGGCTGAGCCGCGCGCCGGGGCGGGTGGTGCGGGGGTAG
- the folE gene encoding GTP cyclohydrolase I FolE: MDRQERIECLMPLLRQVLEILGEDPDREGLRRTPERWADALLTYTQGSEELAHDHLKVIFQLDEDDFPQGSDDMIIQDNIQFTSTCEHHIAPFRGVVHLAYIPNGRSRVITGLSKLSRVVEVFARRLQVQERMTQQIARAIDDSLDPLGVIVVVEAIHYCMISRGVQQRSSTTITTARRGAFQSNPGLESKFQEYLRLRMTEPIN; this comes from the coding sequence ATGGACCGACAGGAACGTATCGAATGCCTGATGCCGCTGCTCCGGCAGGTGCTGGAGATCCTGGGCGAGGACCCCGATCGCGAGGGGCTGCGCCGGACGCCGGAGCGCTGGGCCGACGCCCTCCTCACCTACACGCAGGGCTCCGAGGAGTTGGCCCACGACCACCTGAAGGTGATCTTCCAGCTCGACGAGGACGACTTCCCGCAGGGCTCCGACGACATGATCATCCAGGACAACATCCAGTTCACGTCCACCTGCGAGCACCACATCGCGCCCTTTCGCGGGGTGGTGCACCTGGCCTACATCCCCAACGGGCGGAGCCGTGTCATCACCGGCCTCTCCAAGCTGTCCCGCGTGGTCGAGGTCTTTGCGCGGCGGCTGCAGGTGCAGGAGCGCATGACGCAGCAGATCGCCCGCGCCATCGACGACAGCCTCGACCCGCTGGGGGTGATCGTCGTGGTGGAGGCCATCCACTACTGCATGATCTCGCGGGGGGTGCAGCAGCGCTCCAGCACCACCATCACCACCGCGCGCCGGGGCGCCTTCCAGTCCAACCCCGGGCTGGAGAGCAAGTTCCAGGAGTACCTGCGGCTGCGGATGACCGAGCCCATCAACTAG
- a CDS encoding 7-cyano-7-deazaguanine synthase, which translates to MASGGLDSCILVADMAEDAIVTPIYVRKGLAWEDAEHAALVAFVKALGNPNVRPVTTLSIPVRNVYGRHWSVTGKDVPGYQAPDEAVFLPGRNILLLGLAAVWCSTHGVSRIAIGTLGGNPFPDATPSFFESYASVLSQGLGHRVIVETPYRGGSKSQLIRTHSHLPLELSLTCIAPSEGRHCGDCNKCRERREAFVEAGVPDKTAYAKE; encoded by the coding sequence CTGGCCAGCGGCGGCCTCGATAGCTGTATCCTCGTTGCGGACATGGCCGAGGACGCCATCGTCACGCCCATCTACGTGCGCAAGGGCCTCGCATGGGAGGACGCCGAACACGCGGCGCTGGTCGCCTTCGTCAAGGCCCTCGGCAACCCGAACGTGCGCCCCGTGACGACGCTCAGCATCCCCGTTCGCAACGTCTACGGCCGCCACTGGAGCGTGACGGGCAAGGACGTCCCCGGCTACCAGGCGCCGGACGAGGCCGTGTTCCTGCCGGGACGCAACATCCTCCTGCTCGGACTGGCCGCAGTCTGGTGCAGCACCCACGGTGTCTCGCGCATCGCCATCGGCACGCTGGGCGGCAACCCCTTCCCCGACGCCACGCCCTCATTCTTCGAGAGCTACGCCTCGGTGCTGTCGCAGGGGCTTGGGCACCGGGTCATCGTCGAGACGCCGTACCGGGGCGGCAGCAAGTCGCAGCTCATCCGCACCCACAGCCACCTGCCGCTGGAGCTCAGCCTCACCTGCATCGCGCCGTCCGAGGGGCGGCACTGCGGCGACTGCAACAAGTGCCGCGAGCGCCGGGAGGCCTTCGTCGAGGCCGGCGTGCCGGACAAGACAGCCTACGCAAAGGAATGA
- a CDS encoding 6-carboxytetrahydropterin synthase has product MARHRITKTIDFCYGHRLLEYDGKCKQLHGHNGLIEVDLESGTLDRLGMVRDFTEVRDIVKGWVDEHLDHKMLLRRDDPVIPALSELGEPLYLLDVNPTAENIARHIFEQARENGLPLTEVRLWETPSSYAVYRED; this is encoded by the coding sequence ATGGCGCGGCACAGGATCACCAAGACCATCGACTTCTGCTACGGCCACCGCCTGCTGGAGTACGACGGCAAGTGCAAGCAGCTCCACGGCCACAACGGCCTGATCGAGGTCGACCTTGAGTCCGGCACCCTCGACCGCCTCGGCATGGTGCGCGACTTCACGGAGGTCCGCGACATCGTCAAGGGCTGGGTCGACGAGCACCTGGACCACAAGATGCTCCTCCGCCGCGACGACCCGGTCATTCCCGCGCTGTCGGAGCTGGGCGAGCCCCTGTACCTCCTCGACGTGAACCCGACGGCCGAGAACATCGCCAGGCACATCTTCGAGCAGGCGCGGGAGAACGGCCTGCCCCTGACGGAGGTCCGCCTGTGGGAGACCCCGTCGAGCTATGCAGTCTACCGGGAGGATTAG
- a CDS encoding SDR family oxidoreductase yields the protein MITLQGKGALIVGARRVGAVVARRMAQEGINLAIGYRSSASEAEALRDSLAGTGSMAFTVQGDLSHEADVQAMVEQSVATLGNLNFVVNLASDFPRVPLPLLDSVAWDHAMSTAKGSYLLAVHAARAMALNAGPTRGHIVLFGDWAAGETPYRECLPYLTAKSAVQFMTKAFATELASHGILVNAVAPGPTMRPEDITEAEWRDDIIAQAPLRRESSADEIADLLITLLKSETITGETIRVDAGRHLAGPGPLA from the coding sequence TTGATAACCCTGCAGGGCAAAGGCGCGCTCATCGTGGGCGCGCGGCGCGTCGGCGCCGTGGTCGCGCGCCGCATGGCGCAGGAAGGCATCAACCTCGCCATCGGCTACCGGAGTTCCGCATCGGAGGCTGAGGCCCTGCGTGATTCCCTGGCAGGAACGGGATCGATGGCCTTCACCGTGCAGGGCGACCTGAGCCACGAGGCCGATGTGCAGGCGATGGTGGAACAGTCCGTCGCCACCCTTGGAAACCTCAATTTCGTTGTCAACCTGGCCTCCGACTTCCCCCGCGTGCCGCTGCCCTTGCTGGACTCCGTCGCCTGGGACCACGCGATGAGCACGGCGAAGGGGAGCTATCTGCTGGCCGTGCACGCCGCCCGCGCCATGGCGCTCAACGCCGGGCCCACGCGCGGCCACATCGTCCTCTTCGGCGACTGGGCCGCCGGCGAGACGCCCTACCGTGAGTGCCTCCCCTACCTGACGGCCAAGTCCGCGGTACAGTTCATGACCAAGGCCTTTGCCACTGAGCTGGCGTCGCACGGCATCCTCGTCAACGCCGTGGCGCCCGGACCGACGATGCGCCCGGAGGACATCACCGAGGCGGAGTGGCGCGACGACATCATTGCGCAGGCTCCCCTGCGCCGCGAGTCGTCGGCCGACGAGATTGCGGACCTGCTCATCACGCTGCTCAAGAGCGAGACCATCACCGGCGAAACCATCCGCGTTGACGCAGGGCGGCACCTGGCGGGCCCGGGTCCCCTGGCATAG
- a CDS encoding class I SAM-dependent methyltransferase, producing MEQLPVPSYMEFFRDDYLGAYRETISPENAVVESAFVHRVLQLSRDAEVLDLCCGHGRHAVILALTGLRVTGLDLSDAYLERAAAIAAGAGVDLPLVRNDMRKIPFEGRFDAVINLFTSFGYLNSDAEDMKVLHQVAKALKPGGQFLIDLINREWVVSNYVRDERKVAPNGTVYQERREIDLLHSRINNSFHVTSPDGETHHTDGLTIRLYSLTELVRMLDTAGLVYRTVYGGYELERYGVESRRMIVVADKPQ from the coding sequence ATGGAACAGCTCCCCGTCCCGTCCTACATGGAGTTCTTTCGCGATGACTACCTTGGCGCGTACCGGGAGACGATCTCCCCGGAGAACGCCGTGGTGGAGTCGGCGTTTGTGCACCGCGTGCTGCAGCTGTCGCGCGACGCGGAGGTGCTCGACCTGTGCTGCGGGCATGGGCGGCACGCCGTCATCCTCGCGCTGACGGGACTGCGCGTGACGGGCCTCGACCTGAGCGACGCGTACCTGGAGCGCGCGGCGGCCATTGCGGCGGGGGCGGGCGTCGACCTGCCTCTGGTGCGCAACGACATGCGGAAAATCCCGTTCGAGGGCCGGTTTGACGCGGTCATCAACCTGTTCACGTCCTTCGGCTACCTGAACTCGGACGCTGAGGACATGAAGGTGCTCCACCAGGTGGCCAAGGCGCTCAAGCCGGGCGGCCAGTTCCTCATCGACCTCATCAACCGCGAGTGGGTGGTGTCCAACTATGTGCGCGACGAGCGCAAGGTGGCGCCCAACGGCACGGTCTACCAGGAGCGCAGGGAGATAGACCTGCTGCACAGCCGCATCAACAACAGCTTCCATGTGACCTCGCCCGACGGCGAGACGCACCACACGGACGGGCTCACCATTCGCCTGTACTCGCTGACGGAGCTGGTGCGGATGCTGGACACGGCGGGCCTGGTCTACCGCACCGTATACGGCGGCTACGAATTGGAACGTTACGGCGTCGAATCTCGTCGTATGATTGTGGTGGCTGACAAACCACAGTGA
- a CDS encoding ABC transporter ATP-binding protein, whose translation MPTIIRIVGLVLKKYKRRLAMGYLSVFGAAAVALAVPRILGQSVDSVLRSGDRDVEALWLLAFALLLAGAARGIFAFGQTYFAESTSQKVAYDIRNNFYNKLQHLSFAFHDKQNTGDLMSRATADVEGVRMFVNMGAVRFGFVVAMMVGIAIAMFLTDVTLALVSLAFVPPLGWRAIDTSRGLRRKWMQVQRLTGDMVTTMQENLSGMRVVKAFSAEKYEQEKFERRAELVREATYEAQRVWARNFSVMNFFFLGALAAILYVGGNQVIDGRVVDPFTNQVQYNGLTPGELTAFIFYMGLLTMPVRMMGWMVNSFSRAISSGQRLFQILDWESPVSERTDATEWGRVKGAIEFKNVSLSYDGDAHALQDINVSISPGEVVALVGRPGSGKTTFAHLLPRFYDPTSGEITVDGRDIRDATLESLRRNIGVVQQDVFIHTATIAENIAYGKGDASDEDIREVASIAQLHEFISGLPDQYETIVGERGGGLSGGQKQRLSIARTILMNPPVLVLDDSTSSVDAHTEHLVQEGLEEVMSGRTTIVVTNRLSAIRNADFILVFRDGGIVQRGTHEELLAKGGEYLSLYESQLKPMEEAALQEVQLAGELEGSD comes from the coding sequence ATGCCTACAATCATTCGCATCGTTGGCCTGGTTCTCAAGAAATACAAGCGCCGTCTCGCTATGGGCTACCTCTCTGTGTTCGGCGCAGCCGCGGTCGCCCTGGCGGTGCCGCGCATCCTTGGCCAAAGCGTCGACAGCGTTCTCAGGTCCGGTGACCGCGATGTTGAGGCGCTGTGGCTGCTGGCGTTTGCGCTGCTGCTCGCCGGTGCAGCGAGGGGCATCTTTGCCTTTGGGCAGACCTATTTCGCGGAGTCAACGTCGCAGAAGGTGGCGTACGACATCCGCAACAACTTCTACAACAAGCTACAGCACCTGAGCTTCGCCTTCCACGACAAGCAGAACACGGGAGATCTGATGTCGCGGGCCACGGCCGACGTCGAGGGCGTGCGCATGTTCGTGAACATGGGCGCCGTCCGGTTCGGTTTCGTCGTCGCCATGATGGTCGGCATCGCCATCGCAATGTTCCTGACGGACGTGACGCTGGCGCTGGTGAGCCTGGCCTTCGTGCCGCCTCTGGGCTGGCGCGCCATCGACACGAGCAGGGGCCTGCGCCGCAAGTGGATGCAGGTGCAACGGCTCACAGGCGACATGGTCACCACAATGCAGGAGAACCTCTCCGGCATGCGCGTGGTCAAGGCCTTCTCCGCAGAGAAATACGAGCAGGAGAAGTTCGAACGCCGCGCCGAACTTGTGCGTGAGGCTACGTACGAGGCTCAGCGCGTCTGGGCGAGGAACTTCAGCGTGATGAATTTCTTCTTCCTGGGCGCGCTGGCGGCAATCCTCTACGTCGGCGGCAACCAGGTCATCGACGGCCGGGTCGTCGACCCGTTCACCAACCAGGTGCAGTACAACGGCCTGACACCCGGCGAGCTGACGGCCTTCATCTTCTACATGGGACTGCTGACCATGCCTGTCCGCATGATGGGATGGATGGTCAACAGCTTCTCCCGCGCCATCTCCTCCGGCCAGCGGCTCTTCCAGATACTCGACTGGGAGTCGCCGGTGTCCGAGAGGACGGACGCGACGGAGTGGGGGCGCGTCAAGGGCGCTATCGAGTTCAAGAACGTGTCGCTGTCCTACGACGGCGATGCACACGCCCTGCAGGACATCAATGTCTCGATCTCCCCGGGCGAGGTAGTTGCGCTCGTGGGCCGGCCGGGAAGCGGCAAGACCACCTTTGCGCACCTGCTTCCCCGGTTCTACGACCCCACCTCGGGCGAAATCACCGTTGATGGGAGGGACATCCGGGATGCGACGCTGGAGTCGTTGCGGCGCAACATAGGCGTCGTGCAGCAGGACGTATTCATCCACACGGCGACCATCGCGGAGAACATCGCCTACGGCAAGGGCGACGCCTCCGACGAGGACATCCGCGAGGTGGCCTCCATCGCGCAGTTGCACGAGTTCATTTCCGGCCTGCCCGACCAGTATGAGACCATTGTGGGCGAGCGGGGCGGAGGCCTCTCCGGAGGGCAGAAGCAGCGGCTCTCCATCGCCCGCACTATTCTGATGAACCCGCCTGTGCTCGTCCTTGACGACTCCACATCCAGCGTCGACGCGCACACGGAACACCTGGTGCAGGAGGGGTTGGAAGAGGTCATGAGCGGCCGCACCACCATCGTGGTGACGAACCGCCTAAGCGCCATTCGCAACGCCGACTTCATCCTCGTCTTCCGCGACGGCGGCATCGTGCAGCGAGGCACGCATGAGGAGCTCCTCGCCAAGGGCGGCGAGTACCTCAGCTTGTACGAGTCGCAGCTCAAGCCCATGGAAGAGGCGGCGCTGCAAGAGGTCCAACTGGCAGGCGAATTGGAGGGCTCGGATTGA
- a CDS encoding ABC transporter ATP-binding protein, with protein MTTRVSGYGHLGRSALDDVLMGNLYDHGVVMRLAKYALPYKFWVATSFIGMAGHIVTMVMQPLIIGWAINNFVDGVTGADAAWGNLEIAAILFIINVLFNMLFNFMQLVSLARVTVNVLHDLRTSMFEHLQNQATSFYDRNEVGRIMSRIQNDVFQLQEFMDVGITTIGDIMMLVFIAGTMIYLDPLLGIVTLSVIPFLGVILIFWQKKSRPTFLGVRVAISAVNGNLQENVSGVRVTQSTNRQDKNLTNFNTLNQTHLNRTIRASFLSASLMPVVETLTVVSMGLVVVVGGIRVFDGALEIGFLVAFLIYVQRFFEPIRTLTLQYTMFQRAMASGARIFEMLDISPEMQDKKDAHTLPPIRGEVVFDDVCFGYTSEEQVLHNINLTIEPGQNVALVGLTGAGKTSLVALMHRFYDVTGGSIRVDGYDVRDVTRESLAGQMSMVLQEPYLYSMNIRDNIRYAHTEATHEQVEAAARAVGAHEFIMELDHGYDTMLQQRGNNLSMGQRQLISFARAVVADPRIIVLDEATANIDSRTEKIIQESLKAVLRGRTSVVIAHRLSTITSADVIVVLDHGRIIETGNHRELLAKGGLYAALYAMNFGEPITTHSNGSDDVLSLLGRVDI; from the coding sequence TTGACGACCCGCGTTAGCGGTTACGGGCACCTGGGGCGTTCGGCGCTTGACGACGTGCTCATGGGCAACCTGTATGACCACGGCGTGGTCATGCGCCTTGCCAAGTACGCGCTGCCCTACAAGTTCTGGGTAGCGACGTCCTTCATCGGCATGGCCGGCCACATCGTCACGATGGTGATGCAGCCCCTCATCATCGGCTGGGCCATCAACAACTTCGTCGATGGAGTCACCGGGGCGGACGCCGCCTGGGGCAACCTCGAGATTGCCGCTATCCTCTTCATCATCAACGTGCTGTTCAACATGTTGTTCAACTTCATGCAGTTGGTGTCCCTGGCCCGCGTGACGGTGAACGTGCTGCATGACCTGCGGACCTCGATGTTCGAGCACCTGCAGAACCAGGCCACATCGTTCTACGACCGCAACGAGGTCGGCCGCATCATGTCGCGCATCCAGAATGACGTCTTCCAGCTTCAGGAGTTCATGGACGTCGGCATCACCACCATCGGCGACATCATGATGCTGGTGTTCATCGCGGGCACAATGATCTACCTGGACCCGCTGCTGGGCATCGTGACGCTCTCGGTCATCCCGTTCCTCGGGGTCATTCTCATCTTCTGGCAGAAGAAGTCGCGGCCCACGTTCCTTGGCGTGCGAGTGGCCATCTCGGCGGTGAACGGGAACCTGCAGGAGAACGTCTCCGGCGTGCGGGTGACGCAGAGCACCAACCGGCAGGACAAGAACCTCACCAACTTCAACACCCTGAACCAGACGCACCTTAACCGGACCATTCGTGCGTCCTTCCTCTCCGCCTCGCTCATGCCGGTGGTGGAGACGCTGACGGTCGTGTCGATGGGCCTCGTGGTGGTGGTCGGCGGCATCCGGGTCTTCGACGGCGCGCTTGAGATCGGATTCCTCGTCGCCTTCCTCATCTACGTGCAGCGGTTCTTCGAACCCATCCGGACGCTGACCCTGCAGTACACGATGTTCCAGCGGGCCATGGCTTCCGGCGCACGCATCTTCGAGATGCTGGACATCTCGCCGGAGATGCAGGACAAGAAGGACGCCCATACGCTGCCGCCGATCAGGGGCGAGGTCGTCTTTGACGACGTTTGCTTTGGATACACGTCCGAGGAGCAGGTGCTCCACAACATCAACCTGACCATCGAGCCCGGGCAGAACGTGGCCCTCGTGGGGCTGACGGGCGCGGGCAAGACGAGTCTCGTGGCGCTGATGCACCGCTTCTACGACGTTACCGGCGGCTCCATCCGCGTCGACGGCTACGACGTGCGTGACGTCACACGGGAGAGCCTGGCCGGGCAGATGAGCATGGTGCTGCAGGAGCCGTACCTCTACTCGATGAACATCCGCGACAACATCCGCTACGCCCACACGGAGGCCACCCACGAGCAGGTGGAGGCCGCCGCCCGGGCTGTCGGCGCGCACGAGTTCATCATGGAGCTCGACCACGGCTACGACACGATGCTCCAGCAGCGCGGCAACAACCTGAGCATGGGCCAGCGGCAGCTCATCAGCTTCGCCAGGGCCGTCGTGGCTGACCCGCGCATCATCGTGCTGGACGAGGCGACCGCCAACATCGACTCGCGGACGGAGAAGATCATCCAGGAGAGCCTGAAGGCGGTGCTGCGCGGCCGCACGTCGGTTGTCATCGCGCACCGGCTGTCGACTATCACCAGCGCCGACGTCATCGTCGTGCTGGACCACGGGCGCATCATCGAGACCGGCAACCACCGGGAGCTGCTGGCCAAGGGCGGCCTGTACGCGGCCCTCTACGCGATGAACTTCGGCGAGCCGATCACGACGCACTCCAACGGCTCCGACGATGTCCTGTCCCTGCTAGGGCGTGTGGACATCTAG
- a CDS encoding type II 3-dehydroquinate dehydratase, which yields MAKLLVIHGAGMNMRGKVDVETFGPMTLPEYDEKIAEFGRELEVEVRCYHSNIEGEVANAIYEAHGDGTNAILINPAGWTRDANILVSAMRQVRLPAVEVHMTNPTARGGNSVVLPVCKSSVYGFGIYGYYMAMKGVLETYGL from the coding sequence ATGGCCAAGCTTCTGGTTATCCACGGCGCCGGCATGAACATGAGGGGCAAGGTGGACGTCGAGACGTTCGGGCCCATGACGCTGCCGGAGTACGACGAGAAGATTGCGGAATTCGGGAGAGAGCTCGAGGTGGAGGTGCGGTGCTACCACTCGAACATCGAGGGCGAGGTGGCCAACGCCATCTACGAGGCCCACGGCGACGGCACCAACGCCATCCTCATCAACCCCGCGGGTTGGACGCGTGACGCCAACATCCTCGTTTCGGCCATGCGGCAGGTGCGCCTGCCCGCCGTCGAAGTGCACATGACGAACCCGACGGCGCGGGGCGGCAACTCCGTCGTGCTGCCGGTGTGCAAGAGCTCGGTCTACGGCTTCGGCATCTACGGGTACTACATGGCGATGAAGGGCGTGCTGGAGACGTACGGCTTGTAG